GCGGAGCTAAGATAATTCCCCCATGAGACAAGCCTTGCCCAATGAGAGTAGTGTGCAATTGGTAAAAGTCTCTAGTATTGAAACTAAAAATAACTCGACCATTTTCCTTTGCCCAATCTAGTTGATCTTCATCCGACCTATGGAGCATTCCCACATCTACAACTGTCAGGACATCCACATTGCGAGATTTCAAAGCTTGAACAAAGTCCTCATCCATTGAGTCCTCGTCAAGGTACAAGAGTATCTGGCTCATCTAAAATTCGTTAAACCCTTTTGCTGTGCAATCCTGCGAGCTTGTGGTATTCAGCATCTTCTTCAGCCAAATCTACTTCAATCTCATCACGATTCGCATGATAATAAGCCAAAGCAGCATAAATTTGGGCAAGGCTTAGGTGGCTCATCCGACGAGCAATTTCCTCTGCATTTGCACCTTGCTTGTATAAAACAACTACTCGACGAACAGAGGTTCCTGTCCCTGTAATGACTGGACGACCGTGACCAATATCTGGGGAACGAGTGACTAATGTGCCGATATCAATAGCAGCAGACATAGTTTATACCGCGGTGGTGAGCTACGGATTATTCATGTCAGTCTAACATTTTGCATCAGAGTAGAGAAATGCATTTTTGTTGCAACGACAGATAATTTGTTATCCGTCGAATTCAACCATTAAACTACTTTGGCATCTAATATCTGTGGAATCCATGTCTTGATAATTGCGTGTCTATGCACACCCAATCGTGTAGCTTCTTTATCTAAAGCCTCAACCATCCAGACTGGGAAATCAACATTGACACGTTTAGTTTCCAATCCTGGCCGCTTTGCAGAACTCAAATCAAAGTGTTCAAGAATTTCCAAACCTTGATCGAATTTCATATCTAGCTCTTCAGCATTCATAAAATTCAACCTCATCATTACGAGAAGGCAGCACTGAAATAATTCGGATGTTTTCGTTGCGGTAGGTAGCAATAGCAGACCAACATTTTCCGTCAATTTTACCAATCACCATAAAATGAGACTCCCTAGTAGATTTGGCCTGGATTTCTACCCTTTGAGGATCATCCCAAAGAATTGTGCACGCTCAAAATCTATTCCATGTTTAGATTGATTGCGCTGACTCTTTTCTAGGTCATACTCAAACACCTGAAGTTTTCCGGTATATTAGACATACCTTTATTATACCAAAACAATGCTGAAATACCTCCTAATCGGGCATACTACTGTGTGAA
The genomic region above belongs to Pseudocalidococcus azoricus BACA0444 and contains:
- the brnA gene encoding type II toxin-antitoxin system BrnA family antitoxin, with amino-acid sequence MNAEELDMKFDQGLEILEHFDLSSAKRPGLETKRVNVDFPVWMVEALDKEATRLGVHRHAIIKTWIPQILDAKVV
- a CDS encoding DUF433 domain-containing protein, whose protein sequence is MSAAIDIGTLVTRSPDIGHGRPVITGTGTSVRRVVVLYKQGANAEEIARRMSHLSLAQIYAALAYYHANRDEIEVDLAEEDAEYHKLAGLHSKRV
- a CDS encoding BrnT family toxin; protein product: MVIGKIDGKCWSAIATYRNENIRIISVLPSRNDEVEFYEC